In Thermotomaculum hydrothermale, a single genomic region encodes these proteins:
- a CDS encoding fibronectin type III domain-containing protein — protein MYKKLFFYLLIILSISVTNGYGQTFSQATLTFNNNTITIQDTGYKNTHPCMADFDGDGDLDLIVGTNKTSLVYYRNDDIDTNVGGTDSTLDGTRLTLVSRALIPEIRDINNNVLYNFVPAAGDLDGDGLIDLIIGAYDGTVYFLKNNGVINGVPDFADPQILIPDDNKTAAAPALADIDGDGDLDLFVGYSNGVVDYYENTGDSNNYNYTLNTSDILGTYNTYQYVIPFLYDINGDGIYDILLGRKYNTLVYYTGDNSSGSITFTHQTDKWNNLSFDSFTSPVLVDLKNDGNIELVVGQYNGEIYLYTDALTTPSLLTKSFGSIDLGYLATPLLIDMDNDGDLDLLVAHNNQIAYIENTSSDSSLNFNLNNISLIITTYAIKSLDVWDYDNDGDLDIFFGTASGGIGLLKNNGISGGIFSFTEEVIGNGYSPSTESFDGMYTPNPDAAVCIADLDGDGDMDFLIANQYGTSTFYRNDDINTNAGGNDQTLDGWQAGNFVRVKDGYGTGDSYFPFALSSYCSIKARDLDGDGDYDFLITGTDGKVYKITNTGTTTNPNYEKDSNPLSSVPQFDDQSTYLINTKLDIRDFNGDGWYDLVLGGADGGLKFYVNTASQDTTPPTEPGNFAGQALSESKIRLTWDISTDLNGTGVKEYVLKRYNAGNLEKTVIIQDPVASMYVDTGLTEETTYDYEIYAVDYAGNQSTTATVTEATGPAPYLDHYAISIPSGTVGSNFSVSFQAISNYGFIMDSYNETANITVSEGSISPTQVTFADGEAQVTFSYTNDSATDNIQLILTISNSDNSVSNNSDPISVDLIPPSTPVFTEVTPQSSTSVSLKWGEVTDTGGASNYYIDIYRNGTKIITVSGTSTSYTDNSCSPNTEYTYYLKSRDSVGNVSPASSSITVTTPESEQDTVPPSIPTGLTVVSTGENFIAIKWDPSTDTGGSGLGGYKIYRGPSEIATVGPNTTTYTDEGLQPDTEYTYHVRAFDNAGNYSDFSDGLTVRTRPHEEDTTPPTTPQNLQAQTVDDNSIRLTWEASSDSGGSGLAGYRIYREDVDNYGTAIAVVDASTTEYTNTGLQAGTTYRYKVKAVDNAGNMSDFSNVAEATTTDSSADTESPSVPTNIQLTALSPSDARISWDASTDNVAVAGYEIFQVTPSNNPFQNYDYTLIGQTSETTYVISGLNPGETYNFCVRAIDTSGNKSRYSEIKEITMPNASDDHNPPTPPQNLRFVSVSSSSVIIEFDPATDNESGVKLYHIFRNDSEIAQTDTLSFEDSDVQVNETYEYYVTAEDWNGNVSEPSNTISTIIPMEDNDPPSTPSNLTYTATPDYVTLTWGMSYDEISGVDHYEVQKVNSPFKAKAEPYAVTTETTFTDENVVAGSKYIYYVFAVDRAGNKSVPASISVVVPDSGEEDHTLYFPHIDVSDFWWTGFAVVNTEDSDANVTFRFYDNNGNEVASLDKTIPAKGKIVSTIRNLFNDNVPEGASWYKIETDKKLDGFELFGTTDWHELVGVKIFSKPANKIIYPEIKVDDTYWTGIALINISSEQANVIFKAYDSSGNELTSSNTINIPSYGKDVALVEDLFDSFPAETAYVVAESNQNLIGFELFGYKSHVGLAGLSAIPFEQQDSDNQTKTLKTKGDNSKVLSAIVVSSTEVQLTWDALEPAPDSYRIYEVNEISTPFGTSLDKIKLWGETTDTQYLVTGLTPDTDYKFAVYPVYGENEGDPTNVVSVHTLAGEANSLYTYVCPRIEENFGGTTAIAMVNLGSNNAEIKIQLLGEGASVLEEQTISLNALNKTETQLTSLFSDIPDTAKAVRIISNQKLIAWENFENNCDNGNNDGYYDTLYAFDRALNVVNFTHIAPETYMWDSYVCVWNLSENGNNTNFTAYGTDGTVLGVYPHSILPGDVISDEIHGFIPDDSLLQNIGWVQVTGQGPMNGYFAFSNKEHTLMGAIEGQ, from the coding sequence CCCTGCCCTTGCAGATATTGATGGAGATGGTGATTTAGACCTTTTTGTTGGGTATTCTAATGGAGTTGTTGACTATTACGAAAATACAGGAGACAGTAACAATTACAACTATACATTAAATACATCAGATATCCTAGGAACATACAACACCTATCAATATGTAATTCCCTTTCTCTATGATATAAATGGGGATGGGATATACGATATTTTACTTGGAAGAAAATATAACACACTTGTTTACTATACTGGAGATAACTCAAGTGGAAGCATAACATTTACACACCAAACAGATAAATGGAATAATCTTTCATTTGATTCTTTTACAAGCCCTGTGCTTGTTGATTTAAAGAATGATGGAAACATAGAGCTGGTAGTTGGACAGTACAATGGAGAAATATATCTTTACACAGATGCATTAACAACACCATCTTTATTAACCAAATCGTTTGGTTCTATTGATTTAGGGTATTTAGCTACTCCTCTGCTAATTGATATGGACAATGACGGAGATTTAGACTTGCTTGTTGCTCATAACAACCAGATTGCATACATTGAAAACACCAGTTCCGACTCAAGTTTGAACTTCAACCTTAACAATATTTCTTTGATAATTACAACTTATGCAATTAAAAGCCTTGATGTCTGGGATTACGATAATGATGGAGACCTTGATATCTTTTTTGGTACTGCTTCTGGAGGAATAGGTCTGCTTAAAAATAACGGGATTTCTGGAGGTATTTTTTCTTTTACAGAAGAAGTTATTGGAAATGGATATAGCCCATCAACGGAGAGTTTTGATGGGATGTACACCCCCAACCCTGATGCTGCTGTTTGTATTGCAGACCTTGACGGTGATGGAGATATGGATTTCCTTATTGCAAACCAATACGGCACATCAACCTTCTATAGAAACGACGATATAAATACAAATGCCGGTGGCAATGACCAAACCTTAGATGGATGGCAGGCCGGGAATTTTGTAAGGGTTAAAGACGGATATGGAACAGGTGATTCTTACTTCCCATTTGCTTTATCTTCATACTGTTCAATAAAAGCAAGGGATTTAGACGGAGATGGAGATTATGACTTTCTTATAACTGGCACAGATGGAAAAGTTTATAAAATAACCAATACTGGAACAACCACAAACCCTAATTATGAAAAAGATTCAAATCCTTTATCAAGCGTACCTCAATTTGACGATCAATCAACCTATTTAATAAACACAAAACTTGATATCAGAGACTTTAACGGTGACGGCTGGTATGACCTTGTATTGGGCGGAGCAGATGGTGGGCTAAAATTCTATGTAAATACTGCATCTCAGGACACAACACCCCCAACAGAGCCTGGGAATTTTGCAGGACAGGCTCTAAGTGAAAGCAAAATAAGATTAACATGGGATATTTCAACCGATTTAAACGGCACAGGAGTAAAAGAATATGTGTTGAAAAGATACAACGCGGGAAATCTTGAAAAAACAGTAATTATCCAAGACCCTGTAGCATCGATGTATGTAGACACAGGATTAACAGAGGAAACAACATACGATTACGAAATCTATGCTGTTGATTACGCAGGGAACCAGAGCACAACAGCAACAGTAACTGAGGCAACTGGCCCTGCACCATACTTAGACCACTATGCTATTTCAATACCAAGTGGCACTGTTGGAAGTAATTTTTCTGTTTCATTTCAGGCTATATCAAACTATGGCTTTATTATGGACTCCTACAATGAAACAGCGAATATAACTGTAAGCGAAGGCTCAATTTCTCCTACGCAGGTTACCTTTGCAGACGGAGAGGCACAGGTTACATTTTCATATACTAACGACTCTGCAACTGACAACATCCAGTTAATTTTAACTATTTCAAATTCAGATAACTCTGTTTCAAACAACTCAGACCCCATATCAGTTGACTTAATACCACCTTCAACCCCTGTGTTTACAGAGGTTACACCTCAATCATCCACAAGTGTTTCTTTAAAATGGGGAGAAGTTACAGACACAGGAGGCGCATCCAACTATTACATTGATATTTACAGAAATGGGACAAAAATAATTACAGTAAGTGGAACTTCAACATCATACACAGACAACAGTTGCTCACCAAATACTGAATACACTTATTACTTAAAATCGAGGGATTCTGTGGGAAATGTATCTCCAGCTTCAAGTTCTATAACAGTCACCACTCCAGAATCTGAACAGGATACAGTTCCTCCTTCAATTCCAACTGGATTAACTGTTGTTAGCACAGGAGAAAATTTTATAGCAATAAAATGGGATCCATCAACAGATACAGGGGGGTCAGGATTAGGAGGCTATAAAATTTACAGAGGCCCGTCAGAAATTGCGACCGTAGGGCCCAACACAACCACATACACTGATGAGGGGCTTCAACCTGACACCGAATATACCTACCATGTCCGCGCTTTTGACAACGCTGGTAACTATTCAGATTTCAGTGATGGATTGACTGTAAGAACAAGACCTCATGAGGAGGATACTACTCCGCCAACTACCCCTCAAAACCTCCAGGCACAAACTGTAGATGATAATTCAATAAGATTAACATGGGAAGCGTCCTCTGACAGTGGTGGCTCTGGTTTAGCAGGATACAGAATTTATAGAGAAGATGTTGACAACTATGGCACAGCAATAGCTGTTGTTGATGCATCTACAACTGAATATACAAATACTGGATTACAGGCAGGGACAACTTATAGATACAAAGTAAAAGCAGTGGACAACGCAGGAAATATGTCTGATTTTTCAAATGTAGCAGAGGCAACCACAACAGATAGCAGCGCAGATACTGAAAGTCCTTCTGTTCCAACAAATATCCAACTAACTGCCCTATCTCCTTCAGATGCAAGGATTAGCTGGGATGCTTCAACTGACAATGTGGCGGTTGCAGGGTACGAAATATTTCAGGTAACCCCAAGTAATAACCCATTCCAGAATTATGATTACACTTTAATAGGACAGACTTCTGAAACCACCTATGTAATAAGCGGATTAAACCCGGGAGAAACTTATAACTTTTGCGTAAGGGCAATTGATACCTCTGGTAACAAATCAAGATACTCTGAAATAAAAGAAATAACAATGCCCAATGCTTCAGATGACCATAATCCGCCTACACCACCTCAGAATTTAAGGTTTGTATCTGTTTCAAGCTCAAGTGTTATTATTGAATTTGACCCTGCTACCGACAATGAAAGTGGAGTAAAGCTATATCACATATTCAGAAATGATAGCGAGATTGCTCAAACAGACACTTTAAGTTTTGAAGACTCCGATGTTCAGGTTAACGAGACATACGAATATTATGTTACTGCGGAAGATTGGAATGGAAATGTTTCTGAGCCATCAAACACAATCTCAACAATAATTCCAATGGAGGATAACGACCCACCTTCAACCCCATCAAACCTTACTTACACTGCAACACCTGATTATGTAACTTTAACCTGGGGAATGAGTTATGATGAAATTTCAGGGGTTGACCACTATGAAGTTCAAAAGGTAAATTCACCTTTTAAAGCAAAAGCAGAACCTTACGCTGTAACCACAGAAACAACATTTACAGATGAAAATGTTGTTGCAGGCTCTAAATACATCTACTATGTTTTTGCAGTTGACAGGGCAGGAAATAAATCAGTTCCCGCTTCTATTTCAGTTGTTGTTCCTGATAGCGGGGAAGAAGATCACACTCTTTACTTCCCGCATATTGATGTCAGTGATTTCTGGTGGACAGGTTTTGCTGTTGTAAATACAGAAGATAGTGATGCAAATGTAACATTCAGATTTTACGACAACAATGGAAATGAAGTGGCATCTCTGGATAAAACAATTCCTGCAAAGGGTAAAATAGTTTCCACCATAAGAAACCTGTTTAATGACAATGTGCCTGAAGGTGCTTCATGGTACAAGATAGAAACAGATAAAAAATTAGACGGCTTTGAGCTTTTCGGAACAACAGACTGGCATGAGCTTGTTGGAGTAAAAATATTCAGTAAACCTGCAAACAAAATAATATACCCTGAAATTAAAGTTGATGACACATACTGGACAGGAATTGCTTTGATTAACATTTCAAGCGAGCAGGCTAATGTAATATTTAAAGCGTATGATTCATCAGGGAATGAATTAACATCTTCAAATACAATAAATATTCCATCATACGGCAAAGATGTAGCGTTGGTTGAAGACCTCTTTGATAGCTTCCCTGCTGAAACAGCCTATGTGGTTGCTGAAAGCAACCAGAATTTAATAGGGTTTGAGCTTTTTGGATACAAATCACATGTTGGGCTTGCTGGACTTTCTGCAATTCCTTTTGAACAGCAAGACTCTGACAACCAAACAAAAACACTTAAAACAAAAGGAGATAACTCCAAAGTTCTCTCTGCAATAGTTGTAAGTTCAACAGAAGTTCAATTAACCTGGGATGCTCTTGAACCAGCTCCAGATTCTTATAGAATTTACGAAGTTAACGAAATATCCACTCCATTTGGGACATCACTGGATAAAATTAAGTTATGGGGAGAAACAACTGATACTCAGTATCTTGTAACAGGACTTACCCCTGACACAGATTACAAGTTTGCAGTTTACCCAGTTTATGGAGAAAATGAAGGTGACCCAACCAATGTTGTAAGTGTTCATACATTGGCAGGGGAAGCAAACTCTCTCTACACCTATGTTTGTCCGAGAATTGAAGAAAACTTCGGTGGGACAACAGCAATTGCAATGGTTAATTTAGGATCTAATAATGCAGAGATAAAAATTCAACTTTTAGGGGAAGGTGCCTCCGTTCTTGAAGAACAAACCATTTCACTTAATGCTTTAAACAAAACTGAAACACAGTTAACATCTCTGTTTTCGGATATTCCGGATACAGCAAAAGCGGTTAGAATTATTTCTAATCAGAAACTCATAGCTTGGGAAAACTTTGAAAACAACTGTGACAATGGTAATAATGACGGATACTATGACACACTTTACGCTTTTGACAGAGCATTAAATGTAGTCAATTTCACCCATATTGCTCCAGAAACCTATATGTGGGACTCTTATGTTTGCGTATGGAATTTATCAGAGAATGGCAACAATACCAACTTTACAGCATACGGGACTGACGGTACGGTACTTGGAGTTTACCCTCACAGCATACTTCCTGGAGATGTTATCTCTGATGAAATTCATGGTTTTATTCCTGATGATAGCTTACTCCAGAATATAGGCTGGGTTCAGGTAACAGGCCAAGGACCTATGAATGGGTACTTTGCCTTCAGCAATAAAGAGCATACCTTAATGGGAGCAATTGAAGGGCAATAG
- a CDS encoding nitroreductase family protein: protein MKLIDIINSRYSYRGYLDRNVEQEKIDYILECARLAPSAKNLQPWKIYIVKSKEMKERVCQAYARDWLKEAPIIAVFVGKKGSNWVRRDGEDYLMCDVTIITDYFVLAATEMGLGTCYIAAFDREKLKEALNLPENEEPFLMTPLGYPKKEARRERSRKPLPEIVEEV, encoded by the coding sequence ATGAAATTAATTGATATTATAAATTCGAGATACAGTTATAGAGGCTATTTAGATAGAAATGTTGAGCAGGAGAAGATTGATTATATCCTTGAATGTGCGCGCCTTGCCCCTTCTGCAAAGAATTTACAGCCATGGAAAATTTACATTGTAAAGTCAAAGGAGATGAAAGAAAGGGTTTGTCAGGCCTATGCAAGGGATTGGTTAAAGGAAGCTCCAATAATTGCTGTCTTTGTTGGTAAAAAAGGGTCAAACTGGGTTAGACGGGACGGAGAAGATTACTTAATGTGCGATGTTACAATAATAACAGATTACTTTGTCCTTGCTGCAACTGAAATGGGGCTGGGTACCTGCTATATTGCTGCATTTGACAGGGAAAAGCTTAAAGAAGCCCTCAACCTTCCTGAAAACGAAGAGCCTTTTTTAATGACTCCTTTAGGTTATCCAAAAAAGGAGGCAAGGAGAGAAAGGTCAAGAAAACCTTTGCCTGAAATTGTTGAGGAAGTTTAA
- a CDS encoding serine/threonine protein kinase produces the protein MLLEKGSIGKYKIVKRLGSGGFGSVYLGIDTWVKRKVAIKVPHNQSDKLEKLLKEARIQAKLQHPNIVQLYSAERRDGIFFMVSEYIEGGALDKYLKAKGRLSWDEAVTIIFQVCDAVQYAHSMGIIHRDIRPANILLTRDKRVKMTDFGTSRHLNIDSVAMTRVGCPPYMAPEHFEGKATFQSDVYSIGMMFYELLVGKLPFSNFNPLKIEEEAKNRLFTSPDLKVEGLTKYKAMVIMKALAKSLNERFKTPIELKKAILKVSEGEIDESIKPKNTPSTGELKKYKRCWNCGKIISVNSRVCPHCNEKQ, from the coding sequence ATGCTGTTGGAGAAAGGTTCAATTGGTAAGTACAAAATAGTAAAGAGGCTTGGAAGTGGTGGCTTTGGCTCTGTTTATTTAGGAATTGATACCTGGGTAAAGAGAAAGGTTGCTATTAAAGTTCCTCACAATCAATCAGATAAGCTTGAAAAGCTTTTAAAAGAAGCGAGAATTCAGGCTAAATTGCAGCATCCCAACATTGTTCAACTGTACTCTGCTGAAAGAAGGGATGGAATTTTCTTTATGGTAAGTGAGTACATTGAGGGGGGAGCCCTTGACAAATATTTGAAAGCTAAAGGAAGGCTTAGCTGGGATGAGGCTGTAACAATTATTTTTCAGGTTTGCGATGCTGTCCAGTACGCTCATAGTATGGGGATAATCCACAGAGACATCAGGCCTGCAAATATTCTTTTAACAAGGGATAAAAGGGTAAAGATGACTGACTTCGGTACTTCAAGACACTTAAACATTGACTCTGTTGCAATGACAAGGGTGGGGTGTCCACCGTATATGGCACCTGAGCATTTTGAGGGAAAGGCGACATTTCAATCTGATGTTTATTCAATTGGCATGATGTTTTATGAATTGCTTGTTGGAAAACTTCCCTTTTCAAATTTTAACCCTTTAAAGATTGAAGAAGAGGCAAAAAACAGGCTATTTACCTCTCCAGATTTAAAGGTTGAGGGATTAACAAAGTACAAGGCTATGGTGATAATGAAGGCTCTTGCTAAATCATTAAATGAGAGGTTTAAAACTCCAATTGAATTAAAGAAGGCAATATTGAAGGTTTCGGAAGGGGAAATCGACGAAAGTATTAAACCTAAAAATACACCTTCAACAGGGGAATTGAAAAAGTATAAAAGATGCTGGAATTGTGGGAAAATTATTTCGGTAAATTCAAGGGTTTGTCCTCATTGCAACGAAAAGCAATAA
- a CDS encoding tRNA threonylcarbamoyladenosine dehydratase has protein sequence MFLSRLEILYGKEGIEKLKKSKVLVAGLGGVGGICAEALVRSGVGHIGVIDGDCVEESNLNRQILAFHSTIGINKTEVFEKRAKDINPEIKVDKYPYFINKDTFDNVPLESYKVVADCIDSLIPKLNLIIKCLEKDIPVIASTGSGFKINPEMVKSGSIWETKNDPLAYRMRKKLRQWGYGDRDFTVVYSLEKSEVKGEVVGSIMTVTATFGLLIAQKVIEKIIDNKQKKGD, from the coding sequence TTGTTCCTTTCAAGGTTAGAGATTCTTTACGGAAAAGAGGGCATTGAAAAACTAAAAAAATCAAAAGTACTTGTTGCAGGTTTAGGCGGAGTGGGGGGTATTTGTGCCGAAGCACTTGTTAGAAGCGGAGTTGGGCATATAGGAGTTATTGATGGGGATTGTGTTGAAGAGAGTAATCTAAACAGGCAGATACTTGCATTTCATTCAACAATTGGTATTAACAAAACAGAAGTTTTTGAAAAGAGGGCAAAGGATATTAATCCAGAAATAAAAGTGGATAAATACCCGTATTTTATCAATAAAGATACCTTTGACAATGTGCCGCTTGAAAGTTATAAAGTTGTAGCAGACTGTATAGATTCCCTTATCCCAAAACTGAACCTTATAATAAAATGCCTTGAAAAAGATATTCCCGTTATTGCGTCAACAGGTTCAGGTTTTAAAATAAATCCAGAAATGGTTAAGTCTGGCTCTATATGGGAGACAAAAAATGACCCCCTTGCATACAGGATGAGAAAGAAGTTAAGGCAATGGGGGTATGGAGATAGGGATTTTACTGTGGTTTATTCACTTGAAAAGTCAGAGGTAAAGGGAGAGGTAGTGGGCTCTATTATGACTGTTACTGCTACCTTTGGCTTATTAATAGCCCAGAAGGTTATTGAGAAAATAATAGATAATAAACAAAAAAAGGGGGATTAA
- a CDS encoding TatD family hydrolase, with protein MLIDSHCHLDFLKEREIEKAIDLGVKGFVIPGIKGYSYIANQLAEKYQSVFYAVGVHPLYINEAPKTALKTILDVASENPNCIAIGEIGLDFFEKNIDKDLQAHFFEKQLEIARETKKPVIIHLRKGFKEFLEITDNFKELTYIMHMFSGKLDFAKALLKRFERVYFSFGAPAIRSNAKKAIEVLKGIPEDRILVETDSPDLPPEGFRYPNVPSNLPYIGEKIAKILNKTKREFFELTFKNTEEAFNCSFQG; from the coding sequence GTGCTAATAGATTCCCATTGCCACCTTGATTTTTTAAAAGAAAGAGAGATAGAAAAGGCAATTGATTTAGGAGTAAAGGGGTTTGTTATTCCCGGCATTAAGGGATACTCATACATAGCAAATCAATTGGCTGAAAAATACCAAAGTGTTTTCTATGCTGTCGGGGTGCACCCTCTATACATTAACGAAGCACCAAAAACAGCGCTAAAAACTATTTTAGATGTTGCATCTGAAAACCCAAACTGTATTGCAATTGGAGAAATTGGGCTTGATTTTTTTGAAAAAAACATTGATAAAGATTTACAGGCGCATTTCTTTGAAAAGCAGCTTGAGATTGCAAGGGAAACCAAAAAGCCTGTAATAATTCATTTGCGAAAAGGTTTTAAAGAATTCCTTGAAATAACAGATAACTTTAAAGAATTAACCTATATTATGCACATGTTTTCAGGAAAGCTTGATTTTGCAAAGGCGTTGCTAAAAAGATTTGAAAGGGTTTACTTCTCTTTTGGTGCACCTGCAATTAGAAGCAATGCAAAGAAGGCTATTGAGGTTTTAAAAGGGATTCCAGAAGACAGAATACTTGTTGAGACTGATTCCCCTGATTTGCCACCAGAGGGTTTTAGATACCCTAATGTGCCGTCAAATTTGCCATATATTGGTGAAAAAATAGCAAAGATTTTAAATAAAACAAAAAGAGAGTTTTTTGAATTAACCTTTAAAAACACTGAAGAGGCTTTTAATTGTTCCTTTCAAGGTTAG
- the speA gene encoding biosynthetic arginine decarboxylase yields MYYLETPEDYYRIKDWGVRYFSVNEKGNLCVNPTKKQDVYVEIPLLVKKARKEYGLNLPITFNFGQIIDYSISKIVHSFEKAIKEFGGAKGYKPVYPIKVNQDALVVEQVLKGGKGFSIGIEAGSKAELCAIIEKADKNTTVICNGFKDIEYIKLIKEAANFFDEIFVVIDKFSELFLIEQVFREAERLPFIGIRCRLHTRGTGKWEMSGGDYAKFGLTAMEILKAIDFLKNKNLLDRVKLLHAHIGSQITHTVKIKEMVYEAGVLYCELKKLGVDIKYIDFGGGLAVDYDGSKSATPSSANYTITEYANNIIFHLKEVCDAKNVEVPFVLTESGRAMVAYHSFTVFNVFEYTSLFKQRDLPERYDYSKNEILLNLKETFDVINSQNLREYFHDAVHFKNRLHTLFNEGLLTLEEKAVGEVLFWNIVKKASIISRKMQDLPEELENLDSLLAVKYVSNFSIFNSIPDFWAIKQLFPVCPIERLNEIPVVNATLVDITCDSDGKIDRFVDFAKYSDTIKLHKLNDGEYLLGVFLTGAYQKTLGNIHNLFGETGEVWVSVNGENQFEFDSVSQGKSVEELLKLKGYNVDTVKERIKDRDFISSIIGKTSYLKTTGKVFAVEKQKSITLAYNVENLSCPRCRGELISLVSDASIVSSFRVDKDKEIVEITLESQEAKPVFEELLVKNGFSFKEI; encoded by the coding sequence ATGTACTATCTTGAAACGCCAGAGGATTATTACAGGATAAAAGACTGGGGGGTAAGATACTTTTCTGTAAACGAGAAAGGGAATCTGTGCGTTAACCCCACAAAAAAGCAAGATGTTTATGTTGAAATACCCCTGCTTGTTAAGAAGGCGAGGAAAGAGTATGGATTAAATTTGCCTATAACCTTTAACTTTGGGCAGATTATAGATTACTCAATATCAAAGATTGTGCACTCTTTTGAGAAGGCAATAAAAGAGTTTGGAGGTGCAAAGGGTTATAAACCTGTTTACCCTATAAAGGTAAACCAGGATGCTTTGGTTGTTGAACAGGTTTTAAAGGGTGGAAAAGGGTTTTCTATTGGTATTGAGGCAGGTTCAAAAGCCGAGTTGTGTGCAATTATTGAAAAAGCAGATAAAAATACCACTGTTATATGCAACGGGTTTAAAGATATTGAGTATATAAAGCTAATTAAAGAGGCTGCAAATTTCTTTGATGAAATATTTGTGGTAATAGACAAGTTTTCAGAGCTTTTTTTAATAGAACAGGTTTTTAGAGAAGCGGAAAGGTTGCCTTTCATAGGAATAAGGTGCCGCCTACACACAAGGGGTACTGGGAAATGGGAGATGTCGGGGGGGGATTACGCTAAGTTTGGCCTCACTGCAATGGAGATTTTAAAGGCGATTGACTTTTTGAAAAATAAAAACCTTCTTGATAGGGTAAAACTTCTCCATGCACATATAGGCTCTCAGATAACTCACACGGTTAAAATCAAGGAGATGGTGTATGAGGCGGGAGTTTTATACTGTGAATTGAAAAAATTGGGGGTTGATATAAAGTATATTGATTTTGGCGGTGGGCTTGCTGTTGACTATGATGGAAGCAAATCTGCAACCCCTTCCAGCGCAAACTATACAATAACCGAGTATGCAAACAATATAATCTTCCACTTAAAAGAGGTTTGCGATGCCAAAAATGTTGAAGTCCCCTTTGTTTTAACTGAAAGCGGCAGGGCAATGGTGGCATACCACTCTTTTACTGTTTTTAATGTGTTTGAATACACCTCCCTCTTTAAACAGAGGGACTTGCCTGAAAGGTACGATTATTCAAAAAATGAGATTCTTTTAAACCTTAAAGAAACATTCGATGTTATTAACTCACAAAATTTAAGAGAGTACTTTCACGATGCAGTACATTTTAAAAACAGGCTTCACACTTTGTTTAATGAAGGGCTGTTAACTCTTGAAGAAAAGGCTGTTGGCGAGGTCTTATTCTGGAATATTGTCAAAAAGGCTTCCATTATTTCAAGAAAAATGCAGGATTTGCCAGAGGAGTTGGAAAATCTTGATTCCCTTCTTGCAGTCAAGTATGTAAGCAATTTTTCAATATTTAATTCAATTCCGGATTTCTGGGCAATAAAGCAATTGTTCCCTGTTTGTCCAATAGAGAGACTTAATGAAATACCTGTTGTAAATGCAACTTTGGTTGATATAACCTGTGATTCAGACGGCAAGATAGACAGGTTTGTTGATTTTGCAAAGTACAGCGACACAATAAAACTTCACAAGTTAAACGACGGGGAGTATCTTTTAGGGGTTTTTCTTACAGGTGCTTACCAGAAAACATTAGGGAATATACATAACCTTTTTGGAGAAACAGGAGAGGTATGGGTAAGTGTAAATGGAGAAAATCAATTTGAGTTTGACTCTGTTTCGCAAGGTAAAAGTGTTGAAGAGTTGCTAAAATTGAAAGGCTATAATGTTGATACTGTAAAGGAAAGAATAAAAGATAGAGATTTTATTTCTTCAATTATTGGTAAGACTTCTTACCTTAAAACTACAGGAAAGGTTTTTGCTGTAGAAAAACAGAAAAGTATTACCTTGGCATACAATGTTGAAAACCTGAGTTGCCCAAGATGCAGAGGGGAGTTGATTTCACTTGTAAGCGATGCATCTATCGTTAGCTCTTTCCGGGTGGATAAGGATAAGGAAATTGTTGAGATAACCCTTGAATCTCAGGAGGCAAAGCCTGTTTTTGAAGAATTGCTTGTTAAAAATGGGTTTTCTTTTAAGGAGATTTAA